In one window of Natronospira proteinivora DNA:
- a CDS encoding DUF2971 domain-containing protein, whose protein sequence is MLYYRYRPPSELSFKELLYSELYFSSAAECNDPFDGAAFYKFSVDYDRWRRLFTWALGDLSAQEPSVADALAKQMCSIGELTFDEAAELDYREMLRSCAGIDNPIFQIAMAECIYRAYETYKPEEHYFVSFARVPDEPLLWSHYAGRHEGFCLVFRSIQSSIWQYQETLKRSIARKTPRSFSPNMSQGLPKRFPIRDITYEEEPNYLNAFYRFAESVANVDFSEQERRDLASEQQKHYFTKSRSWAYECESRIALRSPASWLFGERVEYSRQERLFRFEPSQLVGVILGARASDETRTRVLEIVAERRDELSASRDYKRTIFDCLVQQAELSTRGRQIVVKPTHIFGLGDCLEPENNGFEQRLSDWQKGCGLEFDGTRGARKVFAEDLD, encoded by the coding sequence ATGCTTTACTACCGATACAGACCGCCATCGGAGCTAAGCTTCAAGGAGTTGCTGTATAGCGAACTGTACTTCTCATCCGCTGCAGAGTGTAACGACCCATTCGATGGCGCCGCATTCTACAAATTCTCTGTAGATTACGATCGGTGGCGCAGGCTTTTCACGTGGGCGCTCGGGGACCTTTCAGCGCAGGAACCTTCAGTGGCTGACGCTCTTGCAAAACAGATGTGTTCCATCGGCGAGCTAACATTTGATGAAGCAGCCGAACTTGACTACCGCGAAATGCTTAGATCGTGCGCTGGCATCGACAATCCTATTTTTCAAATAGCAATGGCGGAGTGTATTTATCGGGCGTACGAGACTTACAAGCCAGAAGAACATTATTTCGTCTCATTCGCTAGAGTTCCGGATGAACCTCTTCTTTGGTCCCACTACGCGGGGCGTCACGAAGGATTCTGCTTAGTATTTCGGAGCATTCAGTCGTCGATTTGGCAGTACCAAGAGACCTTGAAGCGATCTATCGCCAGAAAAACGCCGAGAAGCTTCTCGCCGAACATGAGTCAGGGGCTTCCGAAACGTTTTCCGATCCGTGATATCACTTATGAAGAAGAGCCCAACTACTTAAATGCATTCTATCGGTTTGCGGAGTCCGTCGCCAATGTAGACTTTTCAGAGCAAGAGCGTCGCGATCTCGCTTCCGAGCAACAAAAACACTATTTCACCAAGAGTCGTTCGTGGGCGTATGAGTGCGAATCTCGTATCGCGCTACGCTCCCCAGCGTCGTGGCTTTTCGGAGAACGCGTCGAATATTCACGCCAAGAGAGGTTGTTCCGTTTTGAGCCGTCTCAATTAGTGGGCGTAATCCTGGGTGCGCGTGCGTCCGACGAAACAAGGACGCGAGTTCTGGAGATCGTAGCAGAACGAAGAGATGAATTGAGTGCGAGTCGAGACTACAAAAGGACAATTTTTGATTGCCTTGTGCAGCAGGCTGAACTATCTACGCGGGGCCGGCAAATAGTCGTTAAACCCACTCACATATTTGGTCTAGGTGATTGCCTCGAACCTGAAAATAATGGGTTTGAACAACGGTTGAGCGATTGGCAGAAAGGATGCGGATTGGAGTTCGACGGAACGAGGGGCGCGAGAAAGGTCTTTGCAGAAGATCTTGACTGA
- a CDS encoding alpha/beta hydrolase, translating into MSGDYFKYESDALGRSFHIYVRLPESYGEGDGEYPVVYVLDGDSLFPILAANQLFLEYDEDLPEVIVLGIAYGSFDPSVNKRGYDFSAPAGDAEEGQGGAPAFHEFLESELMPEVEGRYRDDSSRSILFGQSRGGYMVLYSAFTALDLFWGRIASNPSFDPGRERFFSEPAAAARDDLGLVVTSGSRDFPRLREAALDWFKAWEGAEKAPWDIHPVTIDGGTHAADSPNSYREGMLWLFGRE; encoded by the coding sequence CTGAGCGGTGATTACTTCAAGTATGAATCGGATGCACTCGGCCGCAGTTTCCATATCTATGTAAGGCTTCCCGAATCCTACGGCGAAGGGGATGGTGAGTATCCGGTGGTATATGTGCTGGACGGGGACTCGCTTTTCCCGATCCTGGCGGCCAATCAGCTCTTTCTGGAATACGATGAAGACCTGCCCGAGGTGATTGTGCTGGGCATTGCCTACGGCAGCTTTGACCCATCTGTGAACAAGCGGGGTTACGATTTCTCCGCCCCTGCGGGCGATGCTGAGGAGGGGCAGGGCGGTGCGCCGGCCTTTCATGAATTTCTCGAGTCTGAGCTGATGCCTGAGGTGGAAGGGCGTTATCGGGATGATTCCTCGCGTTCCATCCTCTTCGGCCAAAGTCGGGGCGGGTACATGGTGCTTTATTCGGCTTTTACGGCGCTGGACCTGTTCTGGGGCCGGATTGCCAGTAATCCCTCCTTTGATCCGGGGCGTGAGCGGTTTTTCTCCGAGCCGGCGGCCGCGGCCAGGGACGACCTGGGTCTGGTAGTGACAAGCGGCTCCCGAGATTTCCCTCGACTTCGGGAGGCAGCGCTGGATTGGTTCAAGGCTTGGGAAGGGGCTGAGAAGGCACCCTGGGATATTCATCCGGTCACCATCGATGGCGGCACCCATGCGGCGGATAGCCCCAATAGCTACCGGGAAGGCATGCTCTGGCTCTTTGGACGGGAGTAG
- a CDS encoding cupin domain-containing protein — MRTVFGVFCCVFLLATSAMADEDRYRGDGHMMMTPDELEWGPVGSMGEGAEIAFIEGDLSAEEPFTFRLRLADGYRILPHIHPAYERVTVLSGTLHFAHGEEFDKDATRKLLPGGVAIMPPGDPMFGYAEGETVIQLHGTGPWGIEYIDPDDDPRN, encoded by the coding sequence ATGAGAACGGTGTTTGGTGTTTTCTGCTGTGTCTTTTTGCTGGCCACCAGTGCCATGGCGGACGAGGACCGCTATCGGGGCGATGGCCACATGATGATGACCCCGGATGAGCTGGAGTGGGGGCCGGTGGGCTCCATGGGGGAAGGGGCGGAGATCGCCTTTATCGAGGGCGATTTGAGTGCGGAGGAGCCCTTTACCTTCCGCCTGCGGCTGGCCGATGGCTATCGCATCCTTCCCCATATCCACCCCGCCTATGAGCGTGTGACGGTCCTGTCGGGGACCCTGCACTTCGCTCACGGGGAAGAGTTCGACAAGGACGCCACCCGCAAGCTGCTCCCGGGCGGTGTGGCCATCATGCCGCCGGGGGACCCCATGTTCGGCTATGCCGAGGGGGAAACCGTCATCCAGCTGCATGGCACCGGCCCCTGGGGCATCGAATATATCGATCCGGACGACGATCCGCGTAACTGA
- a CDS encoding alpha/beta hydrolase: MGKRTQRGLVAVGLILLALGGCTTITVDEQRMMPSFGLGQTLPEDYLLQDHHFERSDGSSVYGLSAIGDPAQVTVLYYGGNMQSVDRGMSRVVSNFSAMGLNVYYFDRRGQGRNAGSAGIDTAFEDAKAVYEYVRAQVDGPLILHGLSLGGFEAASLSAEADIDALVLEATATNVDDFVEHARLPWFARPFIRLEVDEALRGFDNRDHLADYDGPLLLLSGEDDRQTAPVLMEKLYEASPSEPRRLVLVEDAHHNNIMSQSQTREAYRAFLMEIGLLSSD; the protein is encoded by the coding sequence GTGGGTAAGCGCACTCAGCGCGGCCTGGTGGCCGTGGGTTTGATTCTATTGGCCCTTGGCGGCTGCACCACCATCACCGTGGATGAACAGCGGATGATGCCCAGCTTTGGGCTGGGGCAGACGCTGCCGGAAGACTACTTGCTGCAAGACCACCACTTCGAGCGCTCGGATGGCAGCTCGGTCTATGGCCTGTCGGCCATTGGGGATCCAGCGCAGGTCACGGTGCTCTACTACGGGGGCAATATGCAGTCCGTGGACCGGGGCATGAGTCGCGTGGTGAGTAACTTCTCCGCCATGGGCCTGAACGTCTATTACTTTGATCGCCGGGGTCAGGGTCGCAATGCCGGCTCAGCAGGCATTGATACCGCCTTCGAGGATGCCAAGGCGGTGTATGAGTACGTTCGGGCCCAGGTGGACGGGCCGTTGATCCTGCACGGCCTATCACTGGGCGGCTTTGAGGCCGCCAGCCTCAGTGCCGAGGCCGATATCGATGCCCTGGTGCTGGAAGCCACGGCCACCAATGTGGATGATTTTGTGGAACATGCCCGCCTGCCCTGGTTTGCCCGGCCCTTCATCCGTCTGGAAGTGGACGAGGCCTTACGGGGCTTCGACAACCGGGATCACCTGGCCGACTACGACGGCCCGCTCCTGCTCCTGTCCGGGGAAGATGATCGCCAGACCGCACCGGTGCTGATGGAGAAGCTCTATGAGGCCAGCCCCTCGGAGCCGCGCCGCCTGGTCCTGGTGGAAGACGCCCACCACAACAACATCATGAGCCAGTCGCAGACCCGTGAGGCCTACCGGGCCTTTCTAATGGAGATCGGGCTGCTCAGCAGCGATTAG
- a CDS encoding DUF4236 domain-containing protein: MAFYLRKSVRFGLFRFNLSKSGVGISAVVKGFRVGSGPRGNYVHMGRGGLYYRAALPPEKGSTGPKRQSSNVPRRPVEAAEESDLQEISSAEASEVVDSTSAELVEEMNRKRKMIRLWPLAVAVALVGAYFVYSADLPDIAWVPYVVVAGLLIVAAAYVDRLRKTTVILYDLEEDAESPYKDLHSAFERLSGCAVVWHISAKGGVSDQKRNAGAAFAVERIQTNLQCKDPPYVKTNVPVMAIPVGKTTLYFFPDKVLLFQSGGVGAVSYSELNVSIESTTFVEDGALPKDAKVVDYTWQYVNKKGGPDKRFNNNRQLPIALYEDLAFSSVTGLNERIQLSRTGFGEPFKSALERLSHVSG; encoded by the coding sequence ATGGCATTTTATCTTCGCAAGTCCGTACGTTTCGGTCTATTTCGGTTCAATCTATCGAAATCCGGCGTGGGCATCTCGGCTGTCGTCAAGGGGTTCCGTGTCGGTAGTGGTCCTAGAGGAAACTATGTTCATATGGGGCGCGGCGGGCTGTATTATCGAGCCGCCTTGCCGCCTGAAAAAGGTAGTACAGGCCCAAAGCGTCAGAGCAGCAACGTTCCACGTAGGCCTGTCGAGGCGGCTGAGGAGAGTGATCTCCAAGAGATCTCAAGTGCAGAAGCCTCAGAAGTGGTTGACTCGACGTCCGCTGAGTTAGTTGAGGAGATGAATAGGAAGCGTAAGATGATCCGGCTGTGGCCTCTAGCCGTCGCGGTAGCTTTGGTGGGAGCTTATTTCGTTTACTCTGCCGATCTCCCCGATATTGCCTGGGTCCCTTATGTGGTCGTCGCGGGATTGCTGATCGTAGCGGCAGCATATGTGGACAGGCTAAGGAAGACGACGGTTATTCTTTATGATTTGGAGGAAGATGCGGAGAGTCCTTATAAGGACCTGCATAGTGCGTTTGAGCGTCTATCCGGATGTGCCGTAGTATGGCATATTTCTGCCAAAGGTGGTGTCAGTGATCAAAAGCGCAATGCCGGTGCGGCCTTTGCTGTTGAGCGAATACAGACTAATCTCCAATGTAAGGATCCACCTTACGTAAAAACGAATGTGCCAGTAATGGCTATTCCAGTTGGCAAAACGACGCTGTACTTTTTCCCAGATAAAGTGTTGCTGTTTCAGAGCGGAGGTGTCGGCGCGGTCAGTTACTCTGAGCTCAATGTATCTATAGAATCGACTACGTTCGTAGAGGATGGTGCGCTACCGAAGGATGCTAAAGTCGTAGATTACACATGGCAATACGTGAACAAGAAAGGTGGTCCAGACAAGCGGTTTAACAATAATCGTCAGCTGCCAATAGCGCTGTACGAAGATTTGGCTTTCTCTAGCGTTACTGGACTCAACGAGCGTATTCAGCTCTCTCGCACTGGGTTTGGTGAGCCTTTTAAATCTGCATTAGAGAGACTCTCGCATGTTTCTGGGTGA
- a CDS encoding ion transporter, which produces MSNTPASSQSKRSVRQWLDGALFEPRSKAQWIVYWLVVALILSSVIELAIVAQYPEAATEHMGALRIFHFGLVVFFTIEILLRVFTRPAPRAYLFTWQGAIDLVAVVPGLLSLFVPTVTIDSAWIRSLRLLRLVRSSSLLKHVKKAKNEHLEVLARLSPFFAGGIALKAALLYLEGLGLWPRIHGIDTMITVIGFAIGILLSTRLATVHTRIYGFDQQMELLTGSVEAARPHVNDERNVLSWLDTIYRIIASGGEKTGLDEANDELRKKEGKSIPAPIFNSMHQCAQFLVHRVQTRTPRVYTRLLTRLTVIYTIMVIVAIPGLTGLISSLLVIYVLGGMTLIVEFMDKPFDPHEDSLINSDISGLERYLKHNGLSNK; this is translated from the coding sequence ATGAGCAACACTCCAGCCTCCTCCCAATCGAAACGGTCAGTCCGCCAATGGCTTGATGGCGCCTTATTTGAGCCCCGCAGCAAAGCTCAATGGATTGTCTACTGGCTAGTCGTAGCACTGATCCTGAGCTCCGTTATCGAGCTGGCCATTGTCGCTCAATACCCCGAGGCAGCGACCGAGCACATGGGCGCCCTCCGTATATTCCACTTCGGCTTGGTGGTTTTCTTCACCATCGAGATTCTTCTGCGAGTTTTTACGCGGCCTGCACCACGGGCGTATCTCTTTACCTGGCAAGGTGCGATTGACCTCGTCGCCGTGGTTCCCGGACTGCTATCCCTTTTCGTCCCAACCGTAACCATAGACAGCGCCTGGATTCGCAGCCTGCGACTGCTCCGGCTAGTCCGAAGCAGCAGCCTGCTAAAACACGTGAAGAAGGCAAAGAACGAGCATCTTGAGGTACTTGCCCGGCTCTCGCCCTTCTTTGCCGGCGGGATTGCGCTAAAGGCTGCTCTTCTATACCTGGAAGGTTTGGGACTATGGCCCCGAATTCACGGTATCGATACCATGATTACCGTGATTGGCTTCGCCATCGGTATTCTACTGTCAACTCGCCTTGCCACGGTCCACACCCGAATCTATGGATTCGACCAACAAATGGAATTATTGACAGGAAGCGTCGAGGCGGCCCGACCTCATGTTAACGACGAAAGAAATGTCCTTTCCTGGCTCGACACCATCTACCGAATAATCGCCTCAGGTGGAGAAAAGACTGGTCTCGATGAAGCAAATGACGAGTTGAGAAAGAAAGAGGGCAAGAGCATCCCAGCGCCGATTTTCAACTCCATGCACCAGTGCGCCCAATTTCTGGTTCACCGGGTCCAAACACGAACCCCTCGGGTCTATACCCGACTACTAACGCGACTAACGGTCATTTACACCATAATGGTTATAGTGGCGATCCCCGGCCTAACAGGCCTGATTTCCAGCCTCCTGGTAATCTATGTACTCGGCGGAATGACTCTCATTGTCGAATTCATGGACAAACCATTCGATCCCCACGAAGATTCACTCATCAATTCCGACATTTCAGGTTTGGAGCGCTACTTGAAGCACAATGGGTTGTCTAATAAATGA
- a CDS encoding class IV adenylate cyclase, producing the protein MARNIEIKARARDFESQESVAARLADGPGVLIEQEDTFFHVALGRLKLREFGDGSGELIQYERPDSLEPAESSYVRSPVGEPDSLKAALAASLGVRAVVKKRRTLFLAGQTRIHLDEVAGLGRFIELEVVLRAEQSEGEGRQIADRMMASLGIEPSDLIAGAYVDLLEAEGGSDGVKSSG; encoded by the coding sequence GTGGCACGCAATATAGAAATCAAGGCTCGGGCTCGGGATTTTGAGTCGCAGGAGAGCGTGGCGGCTCGGTTGGCGGATGGGCCGGGTGTTTTGATTGAGCAGGAGGATACCTTCTTTCATGTGGCTCTGGGGCGGCTGAAGCTTCGCGAGTTTGGGGATGGCTCGGGGGAGTTGATTCAGTATGAGCGGCCGGATTCCCTTGAGCCTGCGGAATCAAGCTATGTGCGCTCGCCGGTGGGTGAGCCGGATTCTTTGAAGGCGGCGTTGGCGGCCTCGCTCGGAGTGCGGGCGGTGGTTAAGAAGCGCCGGACGCTGTTTCTTGCCGGGCAAACCCGGATTCATTTGGATGAGGTGGCCGGGCTTGGGCGGTTTATTGAGCTTGAGGTGGTGCTTCGGGCGGAGCAATCCGAAGGGGAAGGGCGCCAGATTGCGGATCGGATGATGGCCTCGCTTGGTATTGAACCGTCGGATCTCATTGCCGGGGCGTATGTGGACTTGCTGGAGGCGGAAGGGGGGAGTGATGGGGTTAAGTCGAGTGGTTAG
- a CDS encoding NADPH-dependent FMN reductase translates to MKILVFLGTVRDSSPPNPPRLGARVAEACMAVLGEHADLELELVDPLDYSLEGVFKPHFAYHQRKVPEDLEALAGKIEQADGYVMVSPEYNHSMSPALANLLNHFGSSLFSYKPSAIVSYSAGQWGGLRAAVAMRTFLSELGCLPVSAMIHVPKAQDIFAEDGGFQEGVDGDEWAQYFNRTFLQLIWWAKAACSHREAVDPHGMIKSFKNDPSQRNAP, encoded by the coding sequence ATGAAAATCCTCGTCTTTCTCGGCACAGTGCGGGACAGCAGCCCGCCGAATCCACCGCGCTTGGGGGCCCGGGTTGCTGAGGCCTGTATGGCGGTGCTGGGTGAGCATGCGGATCTTGAGTTGGAGCTTGTGGATCCGCTGGATTATTCCCTGGAGGGGGTGTTCAAGCCCCACTTTGCCTATCACCAGCGCAAGGTACCGGAGGACTTGGAGGCGCTGGCGGGGAAGATTGAGCAGGCGGATGGTTATGTGATGGTGAGCCCGGAGTATAACCACAGCATGAGTCCCGCTCTGGCGAATCTGCTGAATCACTTTGGCAGTTCATTGTTCTCCTATAAGCCCAGTGCGATTGTGAGCTATTCGGCGGGCCAATGGGGTGGCCTGCGGGCGGCGGTGGCCATGCGGACCTTTTTGTCGGAGCTGGGCTGTTTGCCGGTCTCGGCCATGATTCACGTGCCCAAGGCCCAGGATATCTTTGCCGAAGACGGCGGGTTCCAGGAAGGGGTCGATGGGGATGAGTGGGCCCAATACTTCAATCGCACTTTCTTGCAACTGATCTGGTGGGCCAAGGCGGCCTGCTCCCATCGCGAGGCGGTGGACCCGCATGGGATGATCAAAAGCTTTAAGAACGACCCCTCCCAGCGGAATGCGCCTTAA
- a CDS encoding sensor domain-containing diguanylate cyclase gives MPVDLEALYPKLIHLMLDPVFVVDRDDRIVFVSDACESLLGYRAEEMIGTLITGYMHPEDMAETRASIDRVMSGQPHLDFRNRYVRKDGGVVHILWSARWIEEEGVRVGVARDMTALSEAEEELRRLAHHDPLTGLTNRLLFTDRLDTGLRAAHRNGDGLALLFLDVNDFKHINDTHGHAMGDRILCVIARRLERCIRETDTVARMGGDEFTVLLTEIDSERAVAEKLDQIVAVMAEPLGSDFAGVSMPSCSIGVACYPADGADADTLLSRADDEMYRMKRRLSAGGLLP, from the coding sequence ATGCCTGTTGATCTCGAAGCGCTTTATCCGAAGCTGATCCATCTGATGCTGGATCCGGTGTTTGTGGTGGATCGGGATGATCGGATTGTCTTTGTGAGTGATGCCTGTGAGTCGCTGCTCGGTTATCGGGCTGAGGAGATGATTGGCACCTTGATTACGGGCTATATGCACCCGGAGGACATGGCGGAGACGCGGGCCTCCATTGATCGGGTCATGTCGGGGCAGCCCCATCTGGATTTCCGTAATCGCTATGTCCGCAAGGATGGCGGGGTGGTGCATATTCTGTGGTCGGCCCGCTGGATCGAGGAGGAGGGCGTGCGGGTGGGTGTGGCGCGGGATATGACGGCCCTGAGTGAGGCCGAGGAGGAATTGCGCCGCCTGGCCCATCATGATCCGCTGACGGGGCTGACCAATCGCTTGCTGTTCACGGATCGGTTGGATACTGGCCTACGGGCCGCGCATCGCAATGGGGACGGACTGGCCCTGTTGTTTCTGGATGTGAATGATTTCAAGCACATCAATGATACCCACGGCCATGCGATGGGGGACCGGATTCTCTGCGTGATTGCGCGTCGGCTGGAGCGCTGTATTCGGGAGACGGATACGGTGGCTCGGATGGGCGGTGATGAGTTCACGGTGTTGTTAACGGAGATCGACTCGGAAAGGGCGGTTGCCGAGAAGTTGGACCAGATTGTTGCCGTCATGGCCGAGCCCCTGGGTTCGGACTTCGCCGGGGTCTCAATGCCGAGCTGCAGCATTGGCGTGGCCTGTTACCCGGCTGACGGGGCCGATGCCGATACCCTGTTAAGCCGTGCGGATGATGAGATGTATCGCATGAAAAGGCGTCTTTCGGCCGGCGGGTTACTGCCTTGA
- a CDS encoding HlyC/CorC family transporter, producing the protein MKEDRQQDSDNSNGFKGLLEKIGQAMSGEPRDRVELVDVLRDAQRRELFDADAQAMLEGVLQVSEMQVRDIMIPRGQMVVLSRDDSLDDALKMAIESGHSRFPVVGESRDEVTGIVLAKDLLRYFAERQVGGFNVREYIRPASFIPESKRLNVLLSDFRNSRNHMAIVVDEYGGVSGLVTIEDVLEQIVGDIDDETDTEDEEGDLTRHSPTRFTIRALMPVAAFNEALDADFSDEEFDTIGGLVTHAFGHLPHRGETVTMEGFRFRILRADSRRIHLLEVQTPKPVAEKTDDENE; encoded by the coding sequence ATGAAGGAAGATCGACAACAGGACAGTGACAACAGCAACGGCTTCAAGGGCCTGCTGGAAAAGATCGGGCAAGCCATGTCCGGCGAGCCCCGTGACCGGGTGGAACTGGTGGACGTGCTCCGCGACGCCCAGCGCCGGGAACTGTTTGATGCCGACGCCCAGGCCATGCTGGAAGGCGTGCTGCAGGTCTCGGAAATGCAGGTCCGCGACATCATGATCCCGCGCGGGCAGATGGTGGTCCTAAGCCGCGACGACAGCCTGGACGATGCCCTGAAAATGGCCATCGAATCCGGCCACAGCCGTTTTCCGGTGGTGGGCGAAAGCCGGGATGAAGTCACCGGCATCGTCCTGGCCAAGGACCTTTTGCGCTACTTCGCCGAACGCCAGGTGGGCGGCTTCAACGTGCGTGAATACATCCGCCCGGCCAGCTTCATCCCGGAAAGCAAACGCCTCAACGTCCTACTCTCGGACTTTCGCAACAGCCGCAACCACATGGCCATCGTGGTGGACGAATACGGCGGTGTCTCGGGGCTGGTAACCATTGAAGACGTGCTGGAACAGATCGTCGGCGACATCGATGATGAAACCGACACCGAAGACGAGGAAGGCGATCTCACCCGCCACTCCCCCACCCGTTTCACCATCCGCGCCCTGATGCCCGTGGCCGCTTTCAACGAGGCCCTGGACGCCGACTTCAGCGACGAGGAATTCGACACCATCGGCGGCCTGGTCACCCACGCCTTCGGCCACCTCCCCCACCGGGGCGAGACCGTCACCATGGAAGGCTTCCGCTTCCGCATCCTCCGCGCCGACAGCCGCCGCATCCACCTACTGGAAGTCCAAACCCCCAAGCCAGTGGCCGAGAAGACGGACGATGAAAACGAGTAG
- the ybeY gene encoding rRNA maturation RNase YbeY — protein MSHPDAPEPMDDEPPPSGLNLDLAVEIDAPGLPEAPDFQHWAETALAWADADPGRPSAVLSGQALELALRIVSPEESQSLNRQWRDRDRPTNVLSFPGDELPGLPWRHLGDLVICAEVVAREASEQDKLEQAHWAHMLVHGVLHLLGYDHEVRDQAEHMEALEKRILDQLGFPDPYQDET, from the coding sequence ATGAGCCATCCCGACGCCCCCGAGCCCATGGACGACGAACCTCCCCCTAGTGGCCTGAACCTGGACCTGGCGGTGGAGATCGATGCCCCGGGTCTGCCCGAGGCGCCCGACTTCCAGCACTGGGCCGAAACCGCCCTGGCCTGGGCCGATGCCGACCCGGGCCGGCCCTCGGCGGTACTCTCCGGCCAGGCCCTGGAATTGGCCCTGCGCATTGTCTCCCCGGAAGAAAGCCAGTCCCTGAACCGCCAATGGCGGGACCGGGACCGGCCCACCAATGTGCTCTCCTTCCCCGGCGACGAGCTGCCCGGCCTGCCCTGGCGGCACCTGGGGGATCTGGTCATCTGCGCCGAAGTGGTGGCCCGGGAGGCGTCCGAACAAGACAAGCTTGAACAAGCCCACTGGGCCCATATGCTGGTCCATGGCGTATTACACCTGCTGGGCTATGATCATGAAGTAAGGGATCAAGCCGAGCACATGGAAGCCCTGGAAAAACGCATTCTGGATCAACTGGGCTTCCCCGACCCCTATCAGGACGAGACCTGA
- a CDS encoding PhoH family protein produces MNAQPRSLDISLEPVDNRRLANLCGQFDEHLRQVERRLGVEINNRGNHFRVIGDEGPVDAAGQLLRALYDSTEEHQLSPEAVHLRLQDSGLEALVDEREHPGQDVAVQTRRGKITGRGPAQKRYLYDMQRSDLSFGIGPAGTGKTYLAVASAVEALDTDQVRRLILVRPAVEAGERLGFLPGDMAQKVDPYLRPMYDALYEMLGFERVNRLIERQVIEVAPLAFMRGRTLNESFIILDEAQNTSVEQMKMFLTRIGFGSRAVVTGDVTQIDLPRNQTSGLRHAVEVLKDVEDVSFTFFTAKDVVRHPLVQKIVTAYERHTDQ; encoded by the coding sequence TTGAACGCCCAACCGCGCTCCCTCGACATCAGTCTCGAACCGGTGGACAACCGCCGCCTTGCCAATCTCTGCGGTCAGTTTGATGAGCATCTGCGCCAGGTGGAACGCCGCCTGGGGGTGGAGATCAATAACCGTGGCAATCACTTCCGGGTCATCGGCGACGAGGGCCCGGTGGATGCCGCCGGCCAGTTGCTCCGAGCCCTGTATGACAGCACCGAGGAGCATCAGCTGAGCCCGGAGGCGGTCCACCTGCGCCTGCAGGACTCCGGCCTGGAAGCCCTGGTGGACGAGCGCGAGCACCCCGGCCAGGACGTGGCCGTCCAGACCCGTCGCGGCAAGATCACCGGCCGCGGCCCGGCCCAGAAGCGCTATCTCTACGACATGCAGCGCTCGGATCTGAGCTTCGGCATCGGCCCGGCCGGCACCGGCAAGACCTATCTGGCCGTGGCCAGCGCCGTGGAGGCCCTGGATACCGATCAGGTCCGGCGCTTGATCCTGGTCCGCCCGGCGGTGGAAGCCGGCGAGCGCCTGGGCTTTCTACCCGGGGACATGGCCCAGAAGGTCGACCCCTATCTGCGGCCCATGTACGACGCCCTCTATGAAATGCTGGGTTTCGAGCGGGTCAACCGCCTGATCGAACGCCAGGTGATTGAAGTCGCGCCCCTGGCCTTCATGCGCGGGCGCACCCTGAACGAATCCTTCATCATCCTGGACGAGGCCCAGAACACCTCCGTGGAACAGATGAAGATGTTCCTCACCCGCATCGGCTTCGGCTCCCGGGCCGTGGTCACCGGGGATGTGACCCAGATCGATCTCCCCCGCAATCAGACATCGGGCCTGCGCCACGCCGTGGAAGTGCTCAAGGATGTGGAAGACGTGAGCTTTACCTTCTTCACCGCCAAGGACGTGGTCCGCCATCCCCTGGTGCAGAAGATCGTCACCGCCTACGAACGTCACACGGACCAATGA